Within the Raphanus sativus cultivar WK10039 unplaced genomic scaffold, ASM80110v3 Scaffold3619, whole genome shotgun sequence genome, the region CCACGATCGGCGTCGAGTTCCAGACGCAGAACATGGAGATCGAAGGCAAAGATGTCAAAGCTCAGATTTGGGACACTGCTGGTCAAGAACGCTTCCGTGCCGTCACCTCCGCGTACTACCGCGGCGCAGTCGGTGCGCTAGTCGTCTACGACATAAGTCGTCGCTCAACCTTTGAGAGCGTCGCACGTTGGCTTGATGAGCTCAAGAGTAAGTTGAAAAATGCAACTGATGTTGAATATTATTGCAGTTAGGTCCTATAGTTTGACTAATATTACAAAATGTTTTAGTTGGTTGATTAGCTGTTTGGTTTAGATTCTTAACATTGTAGGAAGGACTATTAGATAGATCTCAAGGTTTGGTGGATGTATGGTGTGCAAGTCGACAAACAAACTCCTAACTAACTCTTAGATGATAAAAGATTAGTTTGTGTTCATTCTTGTTTTCACTTTCTATTAAGATTAGTCTTAGTTGGTAACCATAAactctctattttagaaaaaaaaaaaaaatctctaatgCTATTACATTTACCCTGAGTTTGTGTGTAAAATTCCATATGAATGTTGGTTTGGTAAAACTttgctgattttttttgtttttggcagCACATTCAGATACAACGGTGGCGAGGATGCTGGTGGGGAACAAGTGCGACCTAGATAACATGAGAACGGTTAGCGTCGAAGAAGGCAAAGCCCTAGCGGAAACCCAAGGAATGTTCTTTATGGAAACATCGGCTCTCGATTCAACAAACGTTAAAACAGCTTTTGAAATGGTGATCCGCGACATCTACGCCAATGTTAGCAGGAAACAACTCAACTCCGATACGCATAAAACCGAACTGAAGTGGAACAGCCGAGTAAGTCTCGTTAAGGACGACAATAAGGGATCTACGCAAGGGTTCGGTTTCTCTTGCTGTTCTTCCTCTTGACCTCCCTCATATCTTggtttctaaattattttttcttttgcttcatTTGTTACATTCAACACACAAAGTTTCATAAgatttacttttgttttgtttctcctatagaaaaataaaagcaaaagatCATACAGATTTAAATCTGTAATTTTCAAAACCAACTGATGAGGAAGATGTTTTTGACATTTCAAGCAGATTAGTATTTTGACATCTCAATAAAGCAAGCTAACCTTGGTCTTGATTTACGGCGGTTAGTTATCTTAGCTGGAGGATTACAATGTTGCTTGAACATCAAGTTAACAACTCCACAGTGCAGAAACTGTAACAGGCTAAAATCACGTTTTTGGTTaaatctagattttttttttttttgatattgttATTTAAGAGATTTAAGACAATTTATCAACTTTAATTCATTGAGTAATGAGTAATAAATAATGTAAACGAAATTTTATGCTGGGATTTCAAATACATTACTACAGTAAAGGAAATTTTGTATGATATAACTTTTTCACTTTATGAAAGAATGGTCGTACAACCTGATGAGTGACCTTTGCTGATCTCTATGTGAGATCCCAAAAATAAACCAATGGAACTTTCCTGACAAAACTAACACATCCCAAAAAGACAAGACGCAATGTGTGCAGTAGTGAGCAACGTAGTCTGAAGAGTACATAAAATCTCCcccacccaaaaaaaaaaaatctctccCTTATGAGTATACCCAATCCAGAAGTGACGCAAAACACAACACCAGAACCATGCAAGACGAAGAAGACTTCAGACCATCATCTGGGTCAATCAATCTCACCAAAACATTCAAATCTTCTGACCGCAACCACACGGGAATCGTATCTATTACTTTGATCATCCAGACTTTAAGATCATATAGCAGGAACAGGAGTAACAGCAACTTCTGCTGCCTtcttttgcttctccttctcGATTTCCACTCTTCTCACCTCTGCGTGTTGTGCTATTCCGTTTGCAATCGCCTGATAAGTGAAGTCCAGTGACTGGTTAAGGTTCTGAAACCTCTGCGCGTCTGATGCCTGCATAACTGTTTAAAGGACAAGGATGCGAATAAGCAAGGTGTTCACTGGTCTCTATAGTATCGTGTGCCCCGAGAATGGTGATCAGAAGATTTTATATAGCGGTACCTCTGATAGCGTCGACAAAGAATACAAAGGCATCCACCTCATCGATGGGTGACTGGAACACATCGTCATCGCTAAAGTCATCATAAGAATCATCGTCATCTTCATCAACATATCTGAAGGACTTGGCCTGGAAAACGAACAAGCGAATTGGCAAAGAGTCAGTTCCAGAAAAAGTAGAGCATATTTGGCAGAGGAAGTGATACAAGCACTTGACAAACCTGTGCAGCTAACTTCTGCAGTTTCATGCTTTCTGCTTCATCTCCATCCTCTGTATCATCCATGCCCATCTCCCCATCAGACCCATCATCATCCTCGTCCTCATCAGTCTCGAGTCCATTCATCTCATCCTCATAATCTATTTCTGTCACCTTTGCTGCTTCTGAGAGAGATATCGGAAAGGGAATAATTGTAAACGTTACCACGCCAAGTAGAGAGAAAAAGGATCATGTGCATAACATACCAGCTAGCTGATTCTTATATGCAACTAGAAGATCAAGTGTTGCCCTGAAAACACGTTGCAGAGCTTCGTCGGGGAATTGACCACCAGGGAGAGCAAGTAACGAAGTCAAACCCAAGCAGCAAACCTTTTTATCATGTTCCCTAGTAAAAAAAGGAGCAACCGCCTTATCAGTTGACCGTTACACTTAAAGCTACCACGAACAAGATAGGACCTAATGAATAGCATCAAATATACCTTTTGAAATTTACTGGCAGGccactctttttcttttgttgcaaCATCTGGAACCAAATATCAAACACTGTTGAAGCAAGCCCTGTGTTATGCAACACACCAAGCGTCAAACCTGGATTGTAGTAAAGCATATTTGCCACCTGCCAATACacatcatgattttttttttgaggactTGTgatcaacaaagaaaaaaatttagctGTAGCAGATATATGGTGGTTCTCTTGCAAAGAAAGTTCAATTAATCATTGTAAACATCAACACAGCAATGGAATAAATTCATGCAAGCCCGCCTGATTCATATAAAACAATGATGGAAATTTGGAATCACAGCCACACAGTTCTTACCACTTGTATAAGAAGAGATTTTAAGTATGAAGTCTCTGCTCGTTGTAACCGATCAATAGTGAGTCGTAGATATGGTTCAACCCACTGATCCACCTGCCCTTTGCAATTCTGGAAAACAACTTCAATAAGCTTTGGAGCTGCTTCAATTTCACTGTCTTCTATGTTTCTGTCGGTCATAAGCTGTAGAAACAGAAACGCGAGATATAAATTAGCTATGAAGGTAACAAATGGTATTGTATGTAAGTGATGAGTGATTTGCTGGGGTATAAAAACTTGGAAAACGTTTATACATGTACAACATCTTCACTCAACGGCAGCAAGAATTGTTATATTTAATGCTAAATGAATATGTTTTTACTGTTACCCAATACACTCGCGGCCAATAATACTGTGCCAGAAGGCATGGGTAACTCGCAATTTATGTTATACTAATGGAAGATTTTATCCTTCATGACACGTACGAAAATTTATACCCTTACAGATCAGAATATAACAAGTACAGACCACATACATGAACTCTTAACTATTGGAAGATATACTTACAGTTGAAAGAACATTATATAGGCTTTGCTGGTAGTCGGGCTCCTTGCAAGTGAGGAAACGAGCAGTTCCCCTTGATATAAAATTGTCCATCGGAGCCAAAATATctacattttcaaaaaaataacttaGTGAATGGAAGTTCCGCAGTGTCAGAGTGAACTATACAGAAAAACAGGTACGAGAGAAGCCATACTTGGAAAGTAATCAATTGCCCAATCGTTCAACGCTTCCACGATCAATGGCCAGAGACCCCATATGCCCAAGGAAATGTTAGGTGAATAAAAGGTCATATATGATGCAATCTCCAAAACTTCTTCAAATACATCTGCCAAAGAAAATAGGATGAGAATTTAAATGCTTTAGTttctatttgaaaaaaaaaaattgatcatgAGTTCTAGTGCTGCTACACGACAAAAggcttacaaaaaaaaaaaagacaacggCTATATGTCCTATCTGAAAATGCATACTATTACTGAAGGAATTTAATCAAAATGGCGAACAATTCAGTTCAAAAGTCCATCATCTATACACAACATAACTTAAATATGCTTGTAGTCCACAAACTAAGGACTAGAGGTAAATGAGAAAAACTCTAGAAGTATTTTAATACATCAGTTTACCTTGGCCATCACTGGTCAACATTTTCTGCAGTATTGGAAGTATCGTTGGTTCTATTTCAACAAACAGCTGAGGAAGACTGCTGACAGATTCAAGGATTGTACTTATGGCACGCAAACAACCAACTGCAGCTAAAGCTCCCATATCATCCGAATCATCACTGGCTTCTGACGTGTTTAAGCACCTCCAAAATGCAGCCGCCTGAGTAAAAAGAGAGGCAGGAATAAATATATCTCAAAgttcaaattattcaaaacaaCTATACACATGAGCGAGCTCATTTTCTTACCAGATTTTGGCATAATCCAAAAGCATACGGAGCCATCTCCTCACCGAACTTATCGACAATGGTCTCCAAAGTAAAAACAAGGTCTTCGTTCTCTACCTCATTCATGAGTTTGAAAAATTCTGATAGGAACAATATTACCATTAAGTTAAAGTATTAGTTTACTCCGACGATACAGACCATCTGGTTTTTATGAAAAGGTTTACCTACCATCAAGTAATTGAGGGAGGATTGGACGTATCTCATTCAAATCTGCAAGTGTGACCAGAGTTATAATCAGCCACATACAGACATTCAAAAAGACAATGCACACGGGTAAACAAATGCAAACAGAATCACACATATAAATGCATAGGAGAGAAGCACATACCCTCGCACGCCTCAACAAATGAACGTAATGCAAAAACTGAATCAACACGGACAGGAAGATCAGGATCGCGCATTCCCGCGACAACACTATGTAGTGCTTTACGAAAGTTGTTCTGATCTGAGAAGTTGATATAGGCATATTGCCCGGCTACCCATGCGGCCTACGTCCAAAAGAAACATCAAGGGGCTACCAAAGAATATACTATCTAATACTGGACATGAAATAGGAAGTTTATCCTAAAATATCCACAACTTTGTAGCATTCGCCCAAGTATAGCAATCAtttatcatttctttttatttctcctCTCGTTCAACAATTCTTTGAAGAAATGATACACagaaagtttttaaataaattgagAAGTATTCCTACTATGGCAACCATGGATTGCTGAGGCATCCATGACAAGGTTTAAGAAGCCAAAACAGTAAATACCTTCGCTCTAAGATGTCCAGCTG harbors:
- the LOC130506749 gene encoding importin beta-like SAD2, with product MDLPSLALILRAAALSPNPDERKASEQQLNQLQHTPQHLVRLLQIAVDGNCDMAVRQIASIQFKNFIAKHWSPEGSGAGEQQQRILQSDKELVRDNILVYVTQVPTLLRSQLGECLKTIIYADYPEQWPRLLDWVNYNLQNQQIYGALFVLRILSRKYEFKSDEERTPVTRIVEETFPLLLNIFNGLIQIENPSLEIAELMKLICKIFWSSIYLDLPKRLYDINLFNAWMVLFLSVSERPVPVEGQPMDPELRKSWGWWKVKKWTVQILNRLYSRFGDPKLQTPECKPFAQMFQKSYAGRILEGYLNLLNTIRVGGYLPDRIINLLLKYISNSISMKSMYNLLLPRLDVLLYEIVFPLMCFNDSDQKLWEEDPHEYVRKGYNIIEDLYSPRTASMDFVNELVQKRGKENLPKFVQFVVGIFRSYDEAPAEHKPYRRKDGAMLAVGALYDKLKQTDPYKSELEHMLVQHIFPEFNSPAGHLRAKAAWVAGQYAYINFSDQNNFRKALHSVVAGMRDPDLPVRVDSVFALRSFVEACEDLNEIRPILPQLLDEFFKLMNEVENEDLVFTLETIVDKFGEEMAPYAFGLCQNLAAAFWRCLNTSEASDDSDDMGALAAVGCLRAISTILESVSSLPQLFVEIEPTILPILQKMLTSDGQDVFEEVLEIASYMTFYSPNISLGIWGLWPLIVEALNDWAIDYFPNILAPMDNFISRGTARFLTCKEPDYQQSLYNVLSTLMTDRNIEDSEIEAAPKLIEVVFQNCKGQVDQWVEPYLRLTIDRLQRAETSYLKSLLIQVVANMLYYNPGLTLGVLHNTGLASTVFDIWFQMLQQKKKSGLPVNFKREHDKKVCCLGLTSLLALPGGQFPDEALQRVFRATLDLLVAYKNQLAEAAKVTEIDYEDEMNGLETDEDEDDDGSDGEMGMDDTEDGDEAESMKLQKLAAQAKSFRYVDEDDDDSYDDFSDDDVFQSPIDEVDAFVFFVDAIRVMQASDAQRFQNLNQSLDFTYQAIANGIAQHAEVRRVEIEKEKQKKAAEVAVTPVPAI
- the LOC130506750 gene encoding ras-related protein RABA5d-like — encoded protein: GVEFQTQNMEIEGKDVKAQIWDTAGQERFRAVTSAYYRGAVGALVVYDISRRSTFESVARWLDELKTHSDTTVARMLVGNKCDLDNMRTVSVEEGKALAETQGMFFMETSALDSTNVKTAFEMVIRDIYANVSRKQLNSDTHKTELKWNSRVSLVKDDNKGSTQGFGFSCCSSS